One part of the Anopheles coustani chromosome 2, idAnoCousDA_361_x.2, whole genome shotgun sequence genome encodes these proteins:
- the LOC131262304 gene encoding uncharacterized protein LOC131262304, translating into MSLRAIQKRDREKLSSSQRQQFISHQQQQQLLGPGVGAMNSGGGDASSTTTNTTAAAMKMTARSHYPDGPMMVVDGSAPAVPSVQSIIQSQNAKRKQKGNAPGNTLLTRPQSTLRRSSSYPTLGVRGSPSNIRSGLRSIKSEGDLCAGNHRHREGRGGVEAEGSGGVSRSSGSSFSTNNLYLGAKSEVCLKTLAVKNMQQHHSVQLFANGAPPTAGPGSVRSTGGASSTTTQQPSKRLYESRRTSELSGSDFGATNNKAELLHHKANHGSAVRIPIVGYEVMEERARFTIFKLRIENSISHTCWLVLRRYTDFVRLNNKLKTLFPHCTLVLPRKKWFGDNFSSGFIDNRIQGLQTFIDTILGDGLMRSCTAVRDFFCLDEPPSYSESMEESRVIFEAQEETISQLKQQLQTKEDLVSVLQTKLATEQNRNKILSNVIRNSVENCAKCSKSIDQQLKEAVHK; encoded by the exons ATGTCGCTACGCGCCATACAGAAGCGGGATAGGGAGAAATTATCGTCTTCCCAGAGGCAACAGTTTATCagccaccagcagcaacaacaactgcTTGGCCCTGGTGTTGGTGCAATGAATAGCGGCGGCGGTGATGCCAGCAGTACGACGACCAACACGACGGCGGCGGCCATGAAGATGACAGCCCGTAGCCACTACCCGGACGGTCCCATGATGGTGGTCGACGGCAGTGCACCGGCCGTTCCTTCGGTGCAATCGATTATACAGAGTCAGAATGCAAAACGGAAACAGAAGGGAAACGCACCCGGGAACACACTACTAACCCGGCCCCAATCAACGCTGCGGCGCTCCAGTTCGTATCCAACGCTAGGCGTGCGCGGTTCACCATCGAACATACGTTCGGGGCTGCGCTCGATCAAATCGGAGGGCGATCTTTGCGCCGGGAACCATCGTCATCGCGAGGGGCGTGGTGGTGTGGAGGCCGAGGGATCGGGCGGTGTGTCCCGGAGCAGTGGGAGCAGCTTTAGCACCAACAATCTCTACCTCGGTGCCAAGTCGGAAGTGTGTCTCAAGACGCTGGCCGTCAAGAATATGCAGCAGCACCACTCGGTGCAACTGTTCGCCAACGGGGCGCCACCAACGGCAGGTCCCGGGAGTGTCCGGAGCACCGGTGGGGCATCAAGTACGACCACACAGCAGCCGTCGAAGCGGCTGTATGAAAGCCGCCGGACATCCGAGCTGAGCGGCAGCGATTTCGgggcaacaaacaacaaagccGAACTGCTGCACCACAAAGCCAACCATGGCAGCGCCGTCCGCATTCCCATCGTCGGCTACGAGGTCATGGAGGAGCGGGCTCGATTCACG ATATTCAAGCTACGCATCGAAAACAGCATCTCGCACACCTGCTGGCTGGTACTACGCCGGTACACCGATTTTGTGCGATTGAACAACAAGCTCAAAACGCTCTTCCCCCACTGTACGTTGGTGCTGCCGAGGAAGAAATGGTTCGGCGATAACTTCAGCAGCGGTTTCATCGACAACCGGATACAGGGCCTGCAGACGTTCATCGATACGATCCTCGGCGATGGCCTGATGCGGTCGTGCACCGCCGTGCGAGACTTTTTCTGCCTCGACGAACCCCCATCGTACTCGGAGAGCATGGAAGAGTCGAGG GTCATCTTCGAGGCCCAGGAGGAAACGATCTCGCAGCTCAAGCAGCAACTGCAAACCAAAGAAGATCTGGTGAGCGTCCTGCAAACGAAGCTGGCCACGGAGCAGAATCGCAACAAGATCTTATCCAACGTCATTCG GAATAGTGTGGAAAATTGTGCCAAATGTTCAAAGTCCATCGATCAGCAGCTTAAAGAGGCTGTCCACAAATAG